GAATATTTTATAATGAGCTTTGGCATCAAGTGATTCCATGCAAACATTTAATAGTTAAGGAATTTTTAGCATCGCCAAGATACCATTACCACacctaataaaacaaataataattctGCAATATAACTTTTATTCCTGATCAAATTTCCCTGGTTGTCTCACAAACATGACTTTAAGAACGATGTTCGCACCATGACTCAAGTAAGGTCCATAGATTGTCTTAGGTAATAGGCCTCTCAAGTCCATTTTAATGTGCAGTCGTAACTCTCCTCTAAAGTCTGTGATTGTTAAATTTCTAATGCATGTGTAATCGCGCCTGCGGAGCTCAGGCTGATCCTGAATTCGCAGGTTGACAGGCTGATGTAAAGGGGCTGTGTTCTGCAGGACAAAGAATTCCTCACAAAGGGGTCTGGCGCCCTCTAGTGCTTCTTTCAGATTGTAGCTGCCTCTGAGTCTCAACCCAatttttgaaacaaaaataaacaaaccctgGTGTCACTGGTTCCCACTCAAGGCCCTTTCAGCTAAGTAACTTACAGAACACTCCTTAGCAGTGTGTCTCTTTAATATTGAGAGATAACACTGAAATCCAAGTTCAGAGCTAACAGTTTACCCATTCATTCAAGTCCTCAGATTACTAAGGAGGACGTCACAGCCCATCACTCAGAGTGACATCACCATTGTTTATGCTGGAGCTGGAGCGTCTGGCCACTGCTCCCTCGTACTTCCACTGTGTTAACTTCTCATGCTTCAAGCTGCTGCTTCTTGACGGCATTCATAACTACACTCAGGTTGGCCCAGAAAAGGTAAGGAAGGCCtacttgaaaggaaatgaacGGTTCCTGGCTTTTGTCATGGCACACCAAAAGAACAGAGGAGAGAGGCAATAttaaagaaaaccaaatgaaTGCATTATAAAAATTCTTAAGGCCAAGCCACATGACCAGAAGACAGGACAAAAGAAATACAGACTGTCTTAGAAATGGTGTGTTTTAAATGAGATGTTGAAATTAACATATTTTGAGTAATAATTGATTATATAGAATGTCAAactaatatgaaaataaaagggaCACCAAACCAAGAAACACTGGTGTACCTTGGGTAATTCCAAATCCCTGAGTATATGGAAAGTTTGCATTTTCTGCTACAACTACATTAAAGCATATTTTTCTATCCATGTGTTTTAAATAAttgttactgttttcatttgCTTCTTGTGACTGCAATAACTATTGACCAAAACCAattcagagaggaaagggtttatttggttccTACTTCCACTGTctgtcattgaaggaagtcagggtaggaacttaAGCAGCGGTCAAGAAGAAATGCCACTCACCAGCTTGCTGCCTTTGGCTTGTTCGACTTGAGTTTTTATACAACTCAGGGCCACCTGCCCAGAGATGACAGCACCCTCAGTGGGTTaggccctccctcatcaatcattCATCTGGAAAATGCCCTACTGACATTCCCTTGAGCCAGTCTGATGGAGACAGTCTCTGACTTGAGATTCTCTTCTTTCCAGGTTTGTATCAAGTTAACATTTACCAACCTGCACAATGCCATGAGCtactttaaaatacatattttgagGGGGGTTGGGTAAAATTGAGGTGGCCTTGTGGTGAACACCTAGAATCCCAACACTTGAAAGGCTAAGGCAAGAAAAtcctgagtttcaggccagcttgagctacGTAGCAAAACCCTgtaagaagagaagaagaagcagaaagatgggaaaagagaaagaaaaagggaggaggaagagaaggaaaagaaaggaagaggaggagatgatgTAGTAagaagagcagcaaaatataaaCACAGCTCCATTCCTGGACACCAGATGAACACACACGGGAGCCCAGTGGTAACAACTTTTCAAAACTTAATaaatacagaagagaaagtcAGGTTTACAACATTGTCACCTTTAAATTCATCCTCAAAGGTTAcgttttagggctggagagatggttcagagggtaGGAGCatcgtctgctcttccagaggtcataagTTCAATTCAAAGCAACTAcgtggtggctctcaaccatctgtaatgggattcagtgccctcttctgggctatAGGCACCTATGCAGGCAGAAAACAGTGTGCACATGATAAatacatcctttaaaaaaaaaaaaaaaggtgtgattCAGTACATCCACTACAGTTTCGGTTCAGTGTCACTTCAATGCCCAGCCCAGTGTGGACTTGCCTTGACTGTTGCCAGGCAGAATCACGCAAAGCTTCCATCCATGGCTGGTGGCTGTTTCAGTCTTCACATTACTGTCCCTCAGCTCAGATCTTCAGAAACAGTCTAGTGTGtgattgctttattttttttaaatcatgtattAGAGTaaaaaaggggtggggagggacatTCTTGCTCCAGATCATCCCAAGGCCAGAATGAGACGTGTTCTCTGTATCTGGCCCCAAAGAAAAACCAGAGGCTGCAGGCTGGCAGAAGTCGGCCGAAACGAGTGAGAGCGGGTTACACTGTTGAGCAGAAGATTACCTTATCTTCTTCTGTCACCCCTACTCAGATAACGGTGAAGACAGGGCACATGGCTCCCTTGTCAAGAGAGTGCAGAGCCCACTGGAGAACAGCAAGACGCTCTGTGAGGTCCTTTGAGAACTAGCAGCATCTGGCCCTGACCAGGCCCTTACTCAAGAATGGTTGCTGACTCAGGCTCCCTGACATTACAAACTTCATTGTTGGTATTTATGCCCTATGAAGTCTCCAAGAACACTGAATTAGCAAGTACTGAACTATCACCCCTAGGAAAGACACAGGGCTGGATCCTATGAGTCTTGTGTCAGTTTCAGAATTGATCAATTCATAACCATGTTTTCTTGGGATTTATTTTCGAGAACCTCTTATTGCATATCCTAACCTCCTCTCCTCTAGGAAGCATAATCTGCATGGTGTGGTTGAGTTCCTGGGAGGCtgagctacaaaaaaaaaattgaaagactcCTCTCTGAGAACAAAAAGATATGAAAAAATCCTAGTGGGAACAGAAATGCGTCCTTGCTTCCCAAGCTTCTCAGAATacctaataaaaaagaattatctgGAACCCATGATATGGTGGCTCCTATCTTCTTCTTGGATTCAGTCAGCCCAGTTGACTatgccttgttttgtttgtttggttttgtttttgtttttgtttttgttttttctcaatgATGTTGTTCCATCCAGCAGGGCCATGAAGACTCAGCTATCCAGGGACACCATTAAGACTTCTGGACCAGCAAGATTAAGAGGATCAGAGTTAGCTCCCCAGAATccagcagaaggagagaactgactcctgaaacttgtcctcagacttccacatgcacactatagttcacacatgcacactcgcgcgcgcgcatgtgtgtgtgtgtgtgtgtgagagagagagagagaaagagaaagaaagagagagagacagagatatggAGACTGAGAgaaggtagagagacagagaaagggagagggagagagtggtgggggtgaaggagaaagacagagagacagaatgagagaataataaataaaaagtagaagagACTTCTTTCCATACTTTGCctataaatgaaagcatgtacTGTCTATTATGCTGCTGCCTTAGGGTGTTCCTCTACAAGGAAGTGATGGCTTGACCCTTGACCCTCTCCTCATCCTTGAGGGTCAAGCTCTCTAGAACCTGGTCTCTTTGATGTTTGAGTTTTACTCTCCAACTCTCTTGGCAGAGTCGTAGCGGAGACAGCCTCTCACAGCTCCTTGTATAAGCCATCTTTGATGCctgtaacaaaatactcaaaCGAAACCAAGTTAGATGAAGaaatgtttgttttggttcatggtttcaaatGTGTCCATACACAATTGTTTGGTTCCCATCACCTTCAGCTCAGAGCAAAGCAAGTCATCATGACAGAAGGCTTTGTAGAACAAAATTACGTGATTCTAAAAGCCTGATAAAGACTCCTGAGTGGAAGAGGttaaggctggaaaagaactttgtTACCCTGGGTGTAtgagtgtagtggtttgaatatgcttggttcagggagtggcactattagaaggtgtagccttgttggaagaagtgtgtcactgtgggcgtggactttaagaccctcatcctagctccctagaagccagtcttgtagtagccttcagatgaagatgtagaactctcagttcctcatgtACCATGCCTGGCTGGACACTGTCATACtcacaccttgatgataatggactgaacctctgaacatgtaagccagccccaattaaatgttatccttataagagttgccctggtcatggtgtctgttcgcagcagtaaaaccctattaAAGACACTGGGTTTGTTCACATTGTTCATTTGTTCGTCTCCATTGGCCTGTCATTCTCATTAAGGTAACTGTCTGGTGGCCATCATTGATGTGTAGGTTCTACAAGTAAAGAAAGCAGGGTCACACTAGGTATAGTCAATAGTATCAATTAAAAATACCTAGGGAGCTGGCCCCCCGGGTGCAGGCATATTTATGAGCAGAGACCTCAACTCTTGGGTACATCTGTCTTCATTTATCACTGACTCCATGTCTGTGAGTAACCCTATGCACTAAGGCGTACCTGTAACCAACCCCATTTGCTGGTACCCGCAAAATGACAAACAAAGGCATTATTAGCCTTTCTCCCAGTCGGACAAGATTGACAAGAACTGTTTCTGGCAGTACACACTTTGAAATAGGAAGGTTGAGGCAAGATCATAAGTTCTGGGCCAGTCTGGTCTCCATATAGCAAGATCTTGTCTTCAAATTATAGTTAATTAGTTAACACCCTGCCATACCTCCTGCCATGATAATTGACTAAACCCCTGAAGCAGTAAGCCAGTCCCAAATAAATATtgtccttttataagagttgctttaattatggtgtctcttcacagtaataaaaccctaactaagacagtagatAGTTAGACAGAcggacattttaaatttattctttaaagattcatacAATGTATTCCATTCATATTCAATGTCTCTATTTTCCCCCGCTCCTCCCAGGTCTCATGTATGCCTCCCCTGTGGCCCCTACTCAACGTCATGTTCTTCATGAATGTTCTTCATGCATGTTCTTCAACTAGCACACTGAATGGAATCAGGCTTCCCACATGTGCACAGGTGAACGACCATACACTGAAGCATGGCCAACTTCCCTGAAGGACCACACCCTGAAGGATACTGATTCTCCCTCCTCTAGCAGCCATTGACTACTGACCACCTCTGTCAGGAGTGGGAGCTCATGTGTCCCCTGCCCATCAGGCCTGGAATGCAGAGTGGCTTGAGTTCATGCAGGCAAGCACGGCCACCATGAGTGCCTGACTATACCCATCCTGCTGTCGTGCCTGGAACACTCTGCTTTGCCCCAGTCTTGCCCACGGCTGGATCTTACTGTCTTCCCCTCCACCGCCTTTCCTACAGTGTTCCCTTAGCCCCTGGTAGCAAGAGAGAAGGCCAGTGAGCCAAAGATGAGaaatcttcctcctcctgtgcttttctgttttaaaatcttGGCTTGCAGAAGATGCTCCCCCATCAGGTAAGGCAATCTGGGCAATCTCACAGGTTAGGCTCCTACTCAGGCTGTGGTAAGTTCTCACTAAAACCATCACCACATCTTAAGCAAGGAGACAGTGAATAAAGGTGCACGCAGACGTAGCGACGTAGCAAGGAAGCTTTATTCCAAGGTGAAGAGTAAAGCGCTCGGCAATTTACAGAACACAGGAAGGAGTATGTGGGACTTTCACTCTAAAACCCAGCTCTCCGGGGAAAGGCAGAAAGGTGGGTATTTCTCATAATTACCCATCAGAAGCAAGCTGTTCCTCCCCACTCTCATGCAGAAGTGTGTAAGAACCCTTTGGAAGATGCTTATAATAAATTATGTGACTTCATACCTGCCCCAGACAGCTATGCTTTAAGTGAGCATCTCAGTACCAGCTGGATCTGTGCAATGCTAACTATATCCTAAAACACCCAGGGGCAGGTATacctcccttcccctttgcccTAATGACTGGAAACATGGTAACTGTGGGGTACTCTCACCACACTAGACGAAGTCAAGCAGCCATGGACTGAAATTGGGAGCCACAAACTTTCCTGCTTGTGAGTTTGCTCTGGTATACTGTCACAGCAACGAGAAGCTAACACAGATGGTATTTGGAGGTGGGGCCCTGAGAGGGCATGACTGAGTCATGAAGGAAGCCCCTCAGGATGAAATTAGTGTTCTAAGAGAGGGGACTACATTGCTTTCTCAAAGAAATCCAGCCCTTATCACAGTCCAGCCTTGACTGCACCCTGATCTGCCTCCCCCGCCTTTAAACTGTTGAGAAATGTCCATTGTTTAAGTCACCTCTCAAAACCTGTTACAGAAGCCCAAACAAGTGGAAGCATTCTTTTCGACAGATTGATCATGTTCTCTGGGGCACACATGTTGTTCAGACCGATGTAGTCCCATTTGTCAAGTTTTGGATTTGGTGGCCTGTGTTTTTTTGGTGTCAGAAATATACCAAGGAAACAAAGTGTTTAAACATTTGGGATTTAGATGGCAAAGAAGAATAAAGACCCAACAGATTTTTCCTACGCAGTTACAACAACCATGAGCATGTTTGTTTACTTGAAGAGGAACAGATACGGTTCTATTATTTATGAACCAAGATGAGCTCTGCAGAGCTCTGTTATGTAAAATTGACTTATTCTAAGGCTAAAAGTCAAGGGAGTCGCAGACCTGGAAACAAATCCCTGTggcttttctttgtctttattaCCGTGCCAACTAAAGTAATAGCATTTGAAGAGGAAGATCGCGGATGCTCAGAACGCAGATGATCCTTCACGCAATAACGATGCAGCTCACAATTTAGTCTTCTGTACGTTTTCCTTTATTACGGTGCAAAAGGAATAAAGAGTCAGTAGAAATCGTACTTCGAACACTGAATCTCTTCCAAACAAGTGCTGATCCACTACCCAATGCTGTCAAGCAGTGCAGAGCAGCATCACTGAGCCTATCTGTCAGTCAACGCAGCAACCCGGGTACGCAGTCATCTCCTCACTGTGGGCAGTTTGGCAAATCTAGCATGTTCTGCAAACTACTTGAATTAAAGGCATTTCTGATTCACAATGTTTTCGACTCACAATGCTCATCTGGATGCCATACTATCGGAAAGCAAGAAGCACACACAAAAGCGTTCACACAGACTTCTCCCAAGATTCCCCCACAATTCTGACAGAACCACAACTTCCCAAGTGAGCTCGGCCAACATTCTAATGCTATGTGGGGTGAATACAAACCCCGAGAGCTTAGCAACAGCACACTAGTCATGCAAACCTATGCAAGGGAAGACTTCTTCTcctaataattttgatttgcaggGGAAATCAGTCAACATTTAGTGAGTTCTTTTTTTCAAGGCTTGATTTAGACATTACTTTTTATTCAATGCCAGTCCCATTCACTGTCTACTGGATAACTTTGGATaagtagtttcttttttttttttcaaagatttattcatttattatatataagtacactgtagctgtcttcagatacaccagaagagggcatcagatctcattacagatggttgtgagccaccatgtggttgctgggaattgaactcatgacctctggaagagcagtcgggtgctcttaaccgctgagccatctctccagcccggataAGTAGTTTCATATCCATATCTTCATATCCAAATCTTCACCTACAccctgggtgggggaggggcggggggggAGTGACCATGATAACTGTGGCCGAGACTTCAAGTGACCTTTTGCCCTGCAGACTTCATGAGCTGTGTCTTAAACAGGGACGTGTCAGAAGGAGGTCCTATAAGGTCAATATGTGTTCTGTGAACATTCATCAAAACTCTAGGATATCTGCAACACAGTTGTTCAAAAGCCTGCCTCATGTTTCTTTTCtcgctctctctccttccttccaaaaCCAGCAGCTCTTTTCTGAGCTCAAGGTAGAACTCCTGGGCCCACTCCTCAATGAGCTCCTTCACATGTCTGACGCTGCCAGGGTAAGACCCATCCCGGGCATCTTGTAGACAAAGGGTAGTGATGTCACCATCCACCCTTTCCTGACACAGGACATGGTATTTGCTCAGCGTTGGTTCATAAAACTGACACTTGTGTTTCAAGTAAAGAAAAACATCTGTATCAAGCACAAGTGTCTCCGGGCTGCCGGCAGGCTCAGGTACAGAGGTCCCCAGAGTCGGTGCAGAGTTCTCGTTTTTCTGCAGGACCCGTCTAGGGTTCTGTCCAGTCCAGTTTCTCCTCTCACCAGCGTATTTCCTGTTGTTTTCTAAAGCGGAAATAGCTTTTGATATCAAAGCCTGTTTGAGCTTCAGGATGGCCAGAAATGAACCTTGCACAGAGATTTTCCCACTGCGTCCCAATGGGCTAAAATTTAAAGTTGGGATTTTCTTTTTCAGGTCTACTACTAGGCTTTCTAGCACAATCTGAGGCCGAAAAACAGACAAATCAAGAATGGCCATCACATAGTTGAAGACCTACAacgagaaagagaaaaaagtcaagACAGCACTGCCGCAGAGCAAGTGGCACACATTGCCTCCTGCCACTCTTCCCAGGGGTTCAGCTCTAAGGTAAAGTCTAGGCTTCCGGCTTCTCGATCTAGCTCACCCCCTCCAGAGGGGCCTACACTGCTCCACATGGATTCACAGCCCATACCACACATCCCAGAAATGAAGTCAAACAATATTTTGAGACAAAATTCTGTTTTGAATCGAAGTGCTTTTCAGAATCCATGGATATGTAAACTGTTGGTGTAAGCCTGACTCCAGATATCCCCCTGCAGTCAGTCCTGCCCTGCATCTCCCAACTTAAATTTCAATAGTGGCTACAACAGAAGCCTGGATTTTAACTTTCATTCTCCTACCCACTTTCCTCGATCCTTCAAAGttcctttttaaatattcatcTTAATTGTTATTCCCTAGTATAAAACTTTCATCCCTGCTATCATCCAGGACAGCAAAAAAGCTCATAGTCACTTTAAAGGCATCACAGGATACACATAATattgaaatataaaaacatttctaGAGGCAGCTTTTGCCTTTGAGAACTGAGAAGTTACTTCTCTTTCCTAAGAAGCCATGGGGCTAGAGCCCTTTGTGTATCCTTGTATATAAAAGACTTCCCAAAACAAAAGGGGTCCAATCCTCAAAATACAGCCCAGGGCCCAGACTCACCTTTTCACTGAAGTGAGAGACTGTGAGCAGAGGCTCTGAGCCTAGAGGGTGTTTCTTTTGTCTGATGATGGTCTGTGCAACTATGGAAACATTAGCATCAACAGTGTTTATGCCATGACACAACACACACCAACAAGTACCTTAATTAACAAATGGAGACCTTCAGTTCTATTGTTTGCAAAGTaagttttttacatttttttcctacACCTGACATTCAAATAGCCTTTCCTTCGAGCTTTAACACACTAAAATTCACCATAAAGGTGTTAATAAGAtactaattctatttttaaacacACAAATCCATACAGGAGTAAAAAGCAAGAGCCTAAGGTCAATCCTCCATGCCACCCATCAGAGGATTACCGCCTTCCGGAAACTCCACACAGCTGAAGTTTTTTTGTCTAACTCTCTGCTAATTTCCATCCCTGCCTTGCTCTCGACACTGACAAATCCAGACCTGGGGCCTCTCTGATCACTATAACCACCCATGGCTAATCTCAACCTCTATGGCTTTGGACATATCTACGTGATCACTTCCAAACTTCTGCTCCTACTTCATTGTCCTAACAGGTGTCACATCGAGGAAAGCTCACTTCTTCGTCAGCGTTCCCCTGAGCATCTTCAAATACCGTCTTCCAGGTCTCCAAAACTGAGGTGTCCTAAGTACCCACGGACTCTGCTCCAGCCTCTCTACAGCGGCAGCCACTGACAGATCGTATTCTCCACACTGCAACATTGTTTCAGAACAGCAACTCCACTCCTCAGTCCCTTACTCAGAACCTCCAACAGCTCCCACCTCACCACAAGCAACCCAGAAACGTCCCCGGGGCCACAGGCTGCTCAGCACACAGGGGTCCCAGCTCTCAAGGTCCTCATACCTATTACTTTGTTCACACGCATTCCATCTCTGCCTTCCTATTTCTGCAAACACTCAACATacttctccccatccctcctcaccgCACTCCTCACCACAACAATTTTTACCAGTCCTTCATTTATCCTAGAATGTTCTTCCCCTTTATCCTTATGAATCCCCTTAACCCCACCCCCTTTTGCTTCATTCTGGTCTCCGCTCAACTGTTACAGAAACAGAGTATTTCAGATCTGGGAACACACCTAGTTGGTACAGCACATGTTTTGCATAGATAAAACCTTGGGTATTGGGTATGTTATCCCCAATATGGCTAGTGTACATGAAACCTTGGATGtaatccccaacacacacacacacacacacacacacac
This Rattus norvegicus strain BN/NHsdMcwi chromosome 3, GRCr8, whole genome shotgun sequence DNA region includes the following protein-coding sequences:
- the Rbm43 gene encoding RNA-binding protein 43 isoform X1, translating into MASALTVKDPTVSERTVVVSGLPVGLSKDQLVKRYFRDEGGHVEKVIYPPRSKGVAYIIFKEKKVAQTIIRQKKHPLGSEPLLTVSHFSEKVFNYVMAILDLSVFRPQIVLESLVVDLKKKIPTLNFSPLGRSGKISVQGSFLAILKLKQALISKAISALENNRKYAGERRNWTGQNPRRVLQKNENSAPTLGTSVPEPAGSPETLVLDTDVFLYLKHKCQFYEPTLSKYHVLCQERVDGDITTLCLQDARDGSYPGSVRHVKELIEEWAQEFYLELRKELLVLEGRRESEKRNMRQAFEQLCCRYPRVLMNVHRTHIDLIGPPSDTSLFKTQLMKSAGQKVT
- the Rbm43 gene encoding RNA-binding protein 43 (The RefSeq protein has 1 substitution compared to this genomic sequence); amino-acid sequence: MASALTVKDPTVSERTVVVSGLPVGLSKDQLVKRYFRDEGGHVEKVIYPPRSKGVAYIIFKEKKVAQTIIRQKKHSLGSEPLLTVSHFSEKVFNYVMAILDLSVFRPQIVLESLVVDLKKKIPTLNFSPLGRSGKISVQGSFLAILKLKQALISKAISALENNRKYAGERRNWTGQNPRRVLQKNENSAPTLGTSVPEPAGSPETLVLDTDVFLYLKHKCQFYEPTLSKYHVLCQERVDGDITTLCLQDARDGSYPGSVRHVKELIEEWAQEFYLELRKELLVLEGRRESEKRNMRQAFEQLCCRYPRVLMNVHRTHIDLIGPPSDTSLFKTQLMKSAGQKVT